The sequence TTAGgcttctctcttttgctctctctttgtttggtgtgcatgtgtttgtgtcattgagagaaagagaaagacacaagagacagagagaggcagtatTTTTGTATGCATTCGTGTGTTCAGTTGAGCTACAGTGTTAAATGTTAATTTAATATTCCCAGCCAGAGAAAGCATTGGCCAGCTACATGAAGACATAAATATTGCATTTAACACATGGTAATACTGATGACTGAAATCTTTATTTACCTTTTATGTTGAGGATGCTGATCTCGCCAAAGAAATTCCCCTCACCCAACACAGCATATTGTGTGACCCCATCATCTGCTACAACAGCAAGTTTTCCCTCTTTGATGATGTACATTTCATGGCCCACATCTCCCTTCTTGCAGACATACTCTCCTGGGCTGTATACCTGTGAGACAAGAGGAGTATTTGACCAACAGAGAGCATGTCTAACATTTATTGAGTTACGGAGCCCTGATGACATATTAAAATTCAAAGATCCTCGCACCTACGCTGTTGTCAAAATACATGTTGCAGGTTGACACAGCTGATGGACTACATAGTATAACAATGACCACATGTCAAAAGAGAGTTAACCTTGAATGACAACTGCTCACACAGGTGACCATAGTAATTTTTGCGGACAGGGTAAATCACACATGGATTATCTCACATCCAGTTTACTGAAAGTATTCCTGAAAGCATTCCCACTTCATCAGATAATACACAAAGCAGTGTGGGAAGAAATGAAGAAGGGGCAATGACACAATAGTTATCCACTGCATTCAAAACCATGTCATTCAATGTTCGCCACCCTCACATATTATGAGCCTGACTTAATCCCCTGTGCCTTCAGTGAGCCATTATGACCCCCTGACCTGAGGTGTGAGTTTGAGCACCAGTTCCTCCAGCAGGCTGGTCTCACAGTTCTGGAAGATGGTGACCTTGGACAGCGTGGGAAGATGAACACTGACCGCGATCTCTGTCTGCAATTGGACAGGCAGCTGCTGCAGGATTTCATTCTCTCGTGTGATCTTCTTGTTGATGTACAGGTGCTGGTACCAGTCACTGACACGTTTGCGCAGTTCTTTACTGATGTGATGGTTGCGCAGGTAGGCCTTCACCTGAAATGACAGGaggaagaaaaggaagaaaaaccTGTTCTTTTCAGTAGTCAAATTCAAAGGATCCAAAGGAAAGTGAAGGTTCATGGGACATATTAAAGCTTAAGAGACTTTTCCCACTATGGATTATGCAGTTCACAATTTTACAAAATGGGGGCCTTATGGCATAGCTGTCTTATGTGTAGTACACTTTTATATTGCCATTTTTGCCTAGGTGTCAATCTAGGCCTACTCACCAGCTCATGGTTGGGGAAAAATACATTATCGCGGTCCCTCAGACTAGTGATGACATTGCCAACATTGCCCACAATTGATGCAAACACCAGCACAGCTATAAGCAGGTCCGCAATCATAAACAGgtactcttcctctctgtctgggAGGGGTGTGTCACCCACTGTGGTGAAGATCTGGGCAGAGAACCAGAAACAGTAGAAGTACTGACGGCGCATGGAGGCAAACACCGGGATGGTGATGTTGGGGTAGACCCAGCGGTCAGCCCCAAAGCCAATGTAGTTGGACAGGGCAAAGTACAGGCAGGCGTTCCAGTGGATCAACACAAAGATGTAGAGCATGAGCTTGGAAATGCGGAAAGTGTTGGGGTAGGAGGTGCGGGTCTCCATACGGTCCAGGGCCTCGTTGAGCCGTGACGTGCGCAGAAATCGGTTGACCCGCACCAGAGGCGTGTGGATGCCAAAGGAGAAGTAAAGCAGGTCAGTTGGCAGCAGGGAGCCTAGGTCCAATCGGAACTGGGAGGAGTGAAGGTAACGTTTCTTCAGCTGCGCTACATCCCTGATGAGGATGCCTTGCTCCAAGTAACCTGTAGAGGGCAGCACAGGACTTGTCAGAGCCGCAGCAAATTTGCTGCCCTTTGATATCACAAACCCCTTGCCAAAGTTTAACGACAGTGGAAAAACGGTCTGAAGTTTAAAGTGCAATGATTCATGATGAAGATATGATAGAATCAAGGTTTGCTGTTTGGCTTAGAAAATGtttttctattctgttctattgggAAACACTGAATAAACCAATGGCTGAAACAAAATATTTACCGGTGCGAACTCTGACAATCGTGTCAGCCACATACATGAGGTCTGAGAGGTAGTCCAGTGTAAGCCAGACTGCGAGGTAGTTCACTTCAATCGCGTTGAAACATGTCCTAAAAATTCAGTAGGAATAGTATTTTGTGTTATCAGTCAAATGAACACCCTTAATCTCATTGGAACACAGCAATTCTTTGATTTCaaacaatcaatcaagttgcattttatatagcgcttttctagctgcaacagccactcaaagtgctttacatttctggtcaaatcagaATTGCTGTTCAAAATGTGTTGACACTGTCTGTGTTAAATGTTGAAACAAACCACCATAACTGCACTTTTAAAAAGGAGTAATAGTATTCAATAAAGTCAATATTACGTTTATTCATTATGGCCTATGCGTGTACCTGCAGATGATAATCACCCAGTTGTAGAAAATGGGAACGATCATGATCTGGAGCCATATGTAATAGGATTGTTCTGACGGATCAACTACCCATTCTTTCCATCTGAGCAGAAAATGGGACGTGAGACAAGGAGAGGCAAAAAaggattaagtcaagtcaagtcacttttatttgtatagccgatATCATAGTGCATatgtaatcaatcaatcaatcaatcaatcaatcaatcaatcaatcaatcaatcaatcaatcaatcaatcaatcaatcaatcacaagATATGTGCTTACACTGTAATATAGATTTAATG comes from Lampris incognitus isolate fLamInc1 chromosome 11, fLamInc1.hap2, whole genome shotgun sequence and encodes:
- the cnga4 gene encoding cyclic nucleotide-gated cation channel alpha-4; the encoded protein is MIVPIFYNWVIIICRTCFNAIEVNYLAVWLTLDYLSDLMYVADTIVRVRTGYLEQGILIRDVAQLKKRYLHSSQFRLDLGSLLPTDLLYFSFGIHTPLVRVNRFLRTSRLNEALDRMETRTSYPNTFRISKLMLYIFVLIHWNACLYFALSNYIGFGADRWVYPNITIPVFASMRRQYFYCFWFSAQIFTTVGDTPLPDREEEYLFMIADLLIAVLVFASIVGNVGNVITSLRDRDNVFFPNHELVKAYLRNHHISKELRKRVSDWYQHLYINKKITRENEILQQLPVQLQTEIAVSVHLPTLSKVTIFQNCETSLLEELVLKLTPQVYSPGEYVCKKGDVGHEMYIIKEGKLAVVADDGVTQYAVLGEGNFFGEISILNIKGNKSGNRRTANIRSIGHSDLFSLSKENLMDVLSEFPAAKRHLEEKGRQILVKMGMLEECAEGQRGEVEKVETKLDRLESNLDTLRTKLARLMVELESSNRKMQARVEMLALEVEGLENKLPVGESGKREVGEGDRELERGEGVGGEVELEREEAEGEEVGAERLKEQGQDEAGEDVTKEGDGESTKSNKEETNEEAHGMEVEGDGGMDQASDEREKKGDDGENKRNKRN